A section of the Burkholderia mallei ATCC 23344 genome encodes:
- a CDS encoding cobalt-precorrin-6A reductase has product MSVRRVLLLGGTGDALRTARALAPHDVYSLAGLGRVPDDLACVVRVGGFGGADGLARYLREHAVALVVDATHPFAARISANAAAACRAAGVPYWALRRAPWRPRPGDDWRGVADWAGVLAAIAPFARPLFTLGREPLAHLDEIAPHQHWLVRCLDAHAGNARAHVLAARGPFSLEGERALFAAAAIDVVVSKNSGGAATEAKLDVARERRVPVVMVERPALPDADREFGATAALVDALRAWRAP; this is encoded by the coding sequence ATGAGCGTGCGCCGCGTGTTGCTGCTCGGCGGCACGGGCGACGCGCTGCGCACCGCGCGTGCGCTCGCGCCGCACGACGTGTACAGCCTCGCCGGCCTCGGCCGGGTGCCCGACGATCTCGCGTGCGTCGTGCGGGTCGGCGGCTTCGGCGGCGCCGACGGGCTCGCGCGCTACCTGCGCGAGCACGCGGTCGCGCTCGTCGTCGATGCGACGCACCCGTTCGCCGCGCGGATCAGCGCGAACGCGGCCGCCGCCTGCCGCGCGGCGGGCGTGCCGTACTGGGCGCTGCGCCGCGCGCCGTGGCGGCCGCGGCCGGGCGACGACTGGCGCGGCGTCGCCGATTGGGCGGGCGTGCTCGCCGCGATCGCGCCGTTCGCGCGGCCGCTTTTCACGCTCGGGCGCGAGCCGCTCGCGCATCTCGACGAGATTGCGCCGCACCAGCACTGGCTCGTGCGCTGCCTCGACGCGCATGCCGGCAACGCGCGCGCGCACGTGCTCGCCGCGCGCGGGCCGTTTTCGCTCGAAGGCGAGCGCGCGCTGTTCGCGGCGGCGGCGATCGACGTCGTCGTCAGCAAGAACAGCGGCGGGGCGGCGACGGAGGCGAAACTCGACGTCGCGCGCGAGCGGCGCGTGCCGGTCGTGATGGTCGAGCGGCCTGCGCTGCCCGACGCGGATCGCGAGTTCGGCGCGACGGCCGCGCTCGTCGACGCGCTGCGCGCGTGGCGCGCGCCGTGA
- a CDS encoding bifunctional cobalt-precorrin-7 (C(5))-methyltransferase/cobalt-precorrin-6B (C(15))-methyltransferase: MTAWLTVVGIGDDGYAGLGKPARRALADAAVVMGGERHLAMLPARHRAQRAPWPKPFDLAPLFARRPARVCVLASGDPMLFGVGALLARALAPNEWRVLPAPSSLSLAAARTGWPLQDVDAVSLVGRPLASLHRHLYPGRRLFVLSADGATPAAIAGALVARGFGPSAMSVFEHLGGPLERRLDARADAWRDARAAALNVVAIECRACADAPRLALTPGLPDDAYRHDGQITKRDLRALALARLAPAPGELLWDVGAGCGSIGIEWMRAHPSCRTIAIEAHPDRQRFIEHNRDALGVPALELVAGRAPDALAGLRAPDAVFVGGGVSREGVLDACWAGLKPGGRFVAHAVTLQGEAALVAWRERHGGTLTRVSVAHAQPLGGFDAWRQALPVTLYDARKPRGAQPEHA; this comes from the coding sequence ATGACCGCGTGGCTGACGGTGGTGGGCATCGGCGACGACGGATACGCGGGGCTCGGCAAGCCGGCGCGGCGCGCGCTCGCCGACGCGGCGGTGGTGATGGGCGGCGAGCGGCATCTCGCGATGCTGCCCGCGCGGCATCGCGCGCAGCGCGCGCCTTGGCCGAAGCCGTTCGATCTCGCGCCGCTCTTCGCGCGGCGTCCGGCGCGCGTGTGCGTGCTCGCGAGCGGCGATCCGATGCTGTTCGGCGTCGGCGCGCTGCTCGCGCGCGCGCTCGCGCCGAACGAATGGCGCGTGCTGCCCGCGCCGTCGTCGCTGTCGCTCGCGGCCGCGCGCACCGGCTGGCCGTTGCAGGACGTCGACGCGGTGTCGCTCGTCGGCCGGCCGCTCGCGTCGCTGCATCGGCACCTGTATCCGGGCCGGCGGCTGTTCGTGCTGAGCGCGGACGGCGCGACGCCCGCCGCGATCGCCGGCGCGCTCGTCGCGCGCGGCTTCGGGCCGAGCGCGATGAGCGTGTTCGAGCATCTCGGCGGCCCGCTCGAGCGGCGTCTCGACGCGCGCGCCGATGCCTGGCGCGACGCGCGCGCGGCCGCGCTGAACGTCGTCGCGATCGAATGCCGCGCGTGCGCCGACGCGCCGCGCCTGGCGCTCACCCCGGGCTTGCCGGACGACGCGTATCGCCACGACGGCCAGATCACGAAGCGCGATCTGCGCGCGCTCGCGCTCGCGCGGCTCGCGCCCGCGCCGGGCGAATTGCTGTGGGACGTCGGCGCGGGCTGCGGGTCGATCGGTATCGAATGGATGCGCGCGCACCCGAGTTGCCGGACGATCGCGATCGAGGCGCATCCGGACCGGCAGCGCTTCATCGAGCACAACCGCGACGCGCTCGGCGTGCCGGCGCTCGAGCTCGTCGCGGGCCGCGCGCCCGACGCGCTCGCGGGCCTGCGCGCGCCCGACGCGGTGTTCGTCGGCGGCGGCGTGAGCCGCGAAGGCGTGCTCGACGCTTGCTGGGCGGGCCTGAAGCCGGGGGGGCGCTTCGTCGCGCACGCGGTGACGCTGCAGGGCGAGGCGGCGCTCGTCGCGTGGCGCGAGCGGCATGGCGGCACGCTCACGCGGGTGTCGGTCGCGCACGCGCAGCCGCTCGGCGGCTTCGACGCGTGGCGGCAGGCGCTGCCCGTCACGCTGTACGACGCGCGCAAGCCGCGCGGCGCGCAGCCGGAGCACGCATGA
- a CDS encoding glycoside hydrolase family 10 protein: MLSTRLRHLAAAALVLSASACASSPQAVPEVACRPDETMPKRQFRGTWIASVINLDWPSRPGLPAAAQQAELSAWLDDAVRMNRNAVILQVRPTADAFWPSPFEPWSKYLTGAQGGDPGYDPLAFAVAEAHRRNLELHAWFNPYRVAMDDRLDALVATHPARAHPDWVVRYGGKLYYNPGVPAARAFVVDAIMDAVARYDIDAVHLDDYFYPYPVAGATFDDASAYAQYGAGFATLADWRRDNVDRLVESLARRIKAAKPWVKFGISPFAVWRNAATDPQGSRTSASVQTYDDLYADTRRWVRERWIDYVVPQAYWARGFAPADYDEVVAWWANEVRGRDAHLYIGQAAYKVGTSNQSPGWSDPDELSRHLAFNLTAPEVKGDVYFSAKDVRADRLGATTRLNRTWYSRPALVPTMPALGGNAPPSAKALRAQRTPDGVRLQWQAGSAAAASYAVYRHALGRQDMCADSDARHLLAMVRGTQYVDVTARADRDYRYVVTALDRLWHESEPAYVAMPAAKPR, translated from the coding sequence ATGCTGTCGACCCGACTTCGCCATCTCGCCGCGGCCGCACTCGTGCTGTCGGCCAGCGCATGCGCGTCATCGCCGCAGGCCGTGCCCGAAGTCGCGTGCCGGCCGGACGAGACGATGCCCAAGCGTCAGTTCCGCGGCACCTGGATCGCCTCGGTGATCAACCTCGACTGGCCGTCGCGCCCGGGCCTGCCGGCCGCCGCGCAGCAGGCCGAGCTGAGCGCGTGGCTCGACGACGCGGTCCGGATGAACCGCAACGCGGTGATCCTGCAGGTTCGGCCGACCGCGGACGCATTCTGGCCGTCGCCGTTCGAGCCGTGGTCGAAATATCTGACGGGCGCGCAAGGCGGCGATCCCGGCTACGATCCGCTCGCGTTCGCCGTCGCCGAAGCGCATCGGCGCAATCTCGAGCTGCACGCGTGGTTCAATCCGTACCGCGTCGCGATGGACGACCGGCTCGACGCGCTCGTCGCCACGCATCCGGCGCGCGCGCATCCGGACTGGGTGGTCCGCTACGGCGGCAAGCTGTATTACAACCCCGGCGTGCCCGCCGCGCGCGCGTTCGTCGTCGACGCGATCATGGACGCGGTCGCCCGCTACGATATCGACGCCGTGCATCTCGACGATTATTTCTACCCGTACCCGGTCGCGGGCGCGACGTTCGACGACGCCTCGGCTTATGCGCAATACGGCGCGGGTTTCGCGACGCTCGCCGACTGGCGTCGCGACAACGTCGATCGTCTCGTCGAATCGCTCGCGCGGCGCATCAAGGCCGCGAAACCGTGGGTGAAGTTCGGGATCTCGCCGTTCGCGGTCTGGCGCAATGCGGCGACCGATCCGCAGGGCTCGCGGACGTCGGCTTCGGTGCAGACCTACGACGACCTTTACGCGGACACGCGCCGCTGGGTGCGCGAGCGCTGGATCGACTATGTCGTTCCGCAGGCGTACTGGGCGCGGGGCTTCGCGCCCGCCGATTACGACGAGGTCGTGGCGTGGTGGGCCAACGAAGTGCGCGGGCGCGACGCGCACCTGTACATCGGGCAGGCGGCGTACAAGGTCGGCACGTCGAATCAATCGCCCGGCTGGTCCGATCCCGACGAGCTGAGCCGCCATCTGGCGTTCAATCTCACCGCGCCCGAGGTGAAGGGCGACGTCTACTTCTCGGCGAAGGACGTGCGCGCGGACCGGCTCGGCGCGACGACGCGCTTGAACCGCACCTGGTATTCGCGCCCGGCGCTCGTGCCCACGATGCCCGCGCTCGGCGGCAACGCGCCGCCGAGCGCGAAGGCGCTGCGCGCGCAACGCACGCCTGACGGCGTGCGGCTGCAATGGCAGGCGGGCTCGGCCGCGGCGGCGTCGTACGCGGTCTATCGCCACGCGCTCGGGCGACAGGACATGTGCGCGGACAGCGACGCGCGCCATCTGCTGGCGATGGTTCGGGGCACGCAATACGTCGACGTCACCGCGCGCGCGGATCGCGACTACCGGTACGTGGTCACGGCGCTCGATCGCCTGTGGCACGAGAGCGAACCCGCGTACGTCGCGATGCCGGCGGCGAAGCCGCGCTGA
- the cobM gene encoding precorrin-4 C(11)-methyltransferase: MTVYFIGAGPGDPELITVKGQRLVRRCPVILYAGSLVPAAVLDGHRAELVVNTAELDLDEIVALLARAHGKGQDVARVHSGDPPLYGAIGEQIRRLAALGIPYEIVPGVTATAACAAALGVELTLPGVAQTVILTHYAGKTTMPAGESLASLAAHRATLAIHLGVRHLARIVADVLPHYGADCPIAVIYRASWPDEARVTGTLADIVDKVSGRSIERTALILIGRVLSAEGFDESTLYAKA; this comes from the coding sequence ATGACGGTGTACTTCATCGGCGCGGGTCCGGGCGACCCCGAGCTGATCACGGTGAAGGGCCAGCGCCTCGTGCGCCGTTGCCCGGTGATCCTGTACGCGGGCTCGCTCGTGCCGGCCGCGGTGCTCGACGGCCATCGCGCCGAGCTCGTCGTGAACACGGCGGAGCTCGATCTCGACGAAATCGTCGCGCTGCTCGCGCGCGCGCACGGCAAGGGGCAGGACGTCGCGCGCGTGCATTCCGGCGATCCGCCGCTCTACGGCGCGATCGGCGAGCAGATCCGCCGGCTCGCCGCGCTCGGGATTCCTTACGAGATCGTGCCCGGCGTGACCGCGACGGCCGCGTGCGCAGCGGCGCTCGGCGTCGAGCTGACGCTGCCGGGCGTCGCGCAGACCGTGATCCTCACGCACTACGCGGGCAAGACGACGATGCCCGCCGGCGAATCGCTCGCGAGCCTCGCCGCGCACCGCGCGACGCTCGCGATCCATCTCGGCGTGCGGCATCTCGCGCGGATCGTCGCCGACGTGCTGCCGCACTACGGCGCGGATTGCCCGATCGCCGTGATCTATCGCGCGAGCTGGCCCGACGAGGCGCGCGTGACGGGCACCCTCGCCGACATCGTCGACAAGGTTTCAGGCAGGTCGATCGAGCGCACCGCGCTGATCCTGATCGGGCGGGTGCTCAGTGCCGAAGGCTTCGACGAGTCGACGCTCTATGCGAAGGCGTGA
- a CDS encoding cobalt-precorrin-5B (C(1))-methyltransferase produces the protein MMRDETPEQPAPLRFGYTTGSCASATSLAAARLLLTGVASDTVDIVLPKGQHVAMRLAFCRATDDGGAEAGTIKDAGDDPDVTHGALVFARVRLVHEPGVRFRAGPGVGTVTRAGLPIAVGEPAINPVPRRMMTEHLAALAAEHGYAGGFDVAIGVENGEALARKTMNPRLGIVGGLSILGTTGIVRPFSCSAYIASIHQGIDVARANGVTHIAACTGNASEDAVRARYGLPDIALIEMGDFAGAVLKYLRRASVARLTLCGGFGKLSKLAAGHLDLHSRHSSIDLPLLAEWAGEAGASAVLQHEIRAANTSQQALALALAHHVPLGDVVCAHARRVARDIVPGEVDVETLAIDREGRIVGVVP, from the coding sequence ATGATGCGCGACGAAACCCCCGAGCAGCCGGCGCCGCTGCGCTTCGGCTACACGACGGGCAGCTGCGCGAGCGCGACGTCGCTCGCCGCCGCGCGCCTTCTGCTCACGGGCGTCGCGAGCGACACGGTCGACATCGTGCTGCCGAAGGGCCAGCACGTCGCGATGCGCCTCGCGTTCTGCCGCGCGACCGACGACGGCGGCGCCGAGGCGGGCACAATCAAGGACGCGGGCGACGACCCCGACGTCACGCACGGCGCGCTCGTGTTCGCGCGCGTGCGGCTCGTTCACGAGCCGGGCGTGCGCTTTCGCGCGGGGCCGGGCGTCGGCACGGTCACGCGCGCGGGGCTGCCGATCGCCGTCGGCGAGCCGGCGATCAACCCGGTGCCGCGCCGGATGATGACCGAGCACCTCGCGGCGCTCGCGGCCGAGCACGGCTATGCGGGCGGCTTCGACGTCGCGATCGGCGTCGAGAACGGCGAGGCGCTCGCGCGCAAGACGATGAACCCGCGCCTCGGCATCGTCGGCGGATTGTCGATTCTCGGCACGACGGGCATCGTGCGGCCGTTCTCGTGCTCCGCGTACATCGCGTCGATTCATCAGGGGATCGACGTCGCGCGCGCCAACGGCGTCACGCATATCGCCGCGTGCACCGGCAACGCGAGCGAGGACGCGGTGCGCGCGCGCTACGGCCTGCCCGACATCGCGCTGATCGAGATGGGCGATTTCGCGGGCGCGGTGCTCAAGTACCTGCGCCGCGCGAGCGTCGCGCGGCTCACGCTGTGCGGCGGCTTCGGCAAGCTGAGCAAGCTCGCGGCGGGCCATCTCGATCTGCACAGCCGCCATTCGAGCATCGATTTGCCGCTGCTCGCCGAATGGGCGGGCGAAGCGGGCGCGAGCGCCGTGCTGCAGCACGAGATCCGCGCGGCGAACACGAGCCAGCAGGCGTTGGCGCTCGCGCTCGCGCACCACGTGCCGCTCGGCGACGTCGTCTGCGCGCATGCGCGCCGCGTGGCGCGCGACATCGTGCCCGGCGAGGTCGACGTCGAGACGCTCGCGATCGACCGCGAGGGCCGCATCGTCGGCGTCGTGCCATGA
- a CDS encoding precorrin-8X methylmutase — translation MLDYLRDGRAIYRESFATIRAQADLTGVPPDLEKLAVRVIHACGMVDIVRDLRFSAGAGEAGRAALAAGAPILCDARMVAEGITRARLPASNPVICTLGAPEVPHLARELGNTRSAAALELWRAHLAGSVVAIGNAPTALFHLLDMIDAGAPRPALILGFPVGFVGAAESKALLAADSRGVPFVAIAGRRGGSAMAAAAVNALASEAE, via the coding sequence ATGCTTGACTACCTTCGCGACGGCCGCGCGATCTACCGCGAATCGTTCGCGACGATCCGCGCGCAAGCCGATCTGACGGGCGTGCCGCCCGACCTCGAAAAACTCGCGGTGCGCGTGATCCACGCGTGCGGCATGGTCGACATCGTCCGCGACCTGCGCTTCTCCGCGGGCGCGGGCGAAGCGGGCCGCGCGGCGCTCGCCGCCGGCGCGCCGATTCTCTGCGACGCGCGAATGGTCGCCGAAGGGATCACGCGCGCGCGGCTGCCGGCGAGCAACCCGGTGATCTGCACGCTCGGCGCCCCCGAGGTGCCGCACCTGGCGCGCGAGCTCGGCAACACGCGCTCGGCGGCCGCGCTCGAGCTGTGGCGCGCGCATCTCGCGGGCAGCGTCGTCGCGATCGGTAACGCACCGACCGCGCTCTTTCATCTGCTCGACATGATCGACGCGGGCGCGCCGCGCCCCGCCCTCATCCTGGGTTTTCCGGTGGGCTTCGTCGGCGCGGCCGAATCGAAGGCGCTCCTCGCGGCCGACAGCCGCGGCGTGCCGTTCGTCGCGATCGCGGGCCGCCGCGGCGGCAGCGCGATGGCCGCGGCCGCCGTCAACGCGCTCGCCTCGGAGGCCGAATGA
- the cobJ gene encoding precorrin-3B C(17)-methyltransferase encodes MTAAPAIVILGPGALETARRIQARFDGARVHALAGRAEADLAFAELGPHLRELYARGAPIVALFAAGIAIRCVAPCLADKGAEPPVLAVAEDGSAVVPLLGGLAGANALAREIADALGVAAAITTSGELRFGACMLNPPEGYALADLDAGKRFVSDLLAGESTRVEGDARWLDDVALPRDAHAARVIRVTPHASRGDAHALLIHPRSVVVALGDGDIDGEGLRDDARSVSAPDATGRARANAAAPARAASPDLPPLAARIAAALAAHDLAPLALAAVVAPARRIAEHALTDAARALRAPLRFVETNARDAAGVLDAALPAALAPRVDASRAAAGSPRTTPPEPRDVAIAVARAPVDADALGIARGRLTVLGLGPGRADLMTPAARAALADATDIVGYATYVNMAGPLRADQQLHVSDNREELQRARYAFELAARGRRVAVVSSGDPGVFAMAAAVLEALDGADDARWAAVELDVVPGVSAALATAAEAGAPLGHDFCLISLSDNLKPWAIIEKRIDHAAAADFALAFYNPVSRARPVQFDRALDIVRRHRAPETVVVLGRDIGRPGATLATTTLAALSAQQVDMRTMVIVGSSTTRRVARDGARDWVYTPRWYR; translated from the coding sequence ATGACCGCCGCGCCCGCGATCGTGATACTCGGGCCGGGCGCGCTCGAGACCGCGCGCCGGATCCAGGCGCGCTTCGACGGCGCGCGGGTGCACGCGCTCGCCGGGCGCGCCGAGGCGGACCTCGCGTTCGCCGAGCTCGGCCCGCATCTGCGCGAGCTGTATGCGCGCGGCGCGCCGATCGTCGCGCTGTTCGCGGCCGGCATCGCGATTCGCTGCGTCGCGCCGTGCCTCGCCGACAAGGGCGCGGAGCCGCCCGTGCTCGCCGTCGCCGAGGACGGCAGCGCGGTCGTGCCGCTGTTGGGCGGCCTCGCGGGCGCCAACGCGCTCGCGCGCGAGATCGCCGACGCGCTCGGCGTCGCGGCCGCGATCACGACGAGCGGCGAACTGCGCTTCGGCGCGTGCATGCTGAACCCGCCCGAAGGCTACGCGCTCGCCGATCTCGACGCGGGCAAGCGCTTCGTGTCCGATCTGCTCGCGGGCGAAAGCACGCGCGTCGAAGGCGATGCGCGCTGGCTCGACGATGTCGCGCTGCCGCGCGACGCGCACGCGGCGCGCGTGATCCGCGTCACGCCGCATGCGTCGCGTGGCGACGCGCACGCGTTGCTGATCCATCCGCGCAGCGTCGTCGTCGCGTTGGGCGATGGCGATATCGACGGCGAGGGCCTGCGCGACGACGCGCGCAGCGTCTCGGCGCCCGATGCCACCGGTCGCGCCCGCGCGAACGCGGCGGCGCCCGCGCGCGCCGCGTCGCCGGATCTGCCGCCGCTTGCCGCGCGCATCGCCGCCGCGCTCGCCGCGCATGATCTCGCGCCGCTCGCGCTCGCGGCCGTCGTCGCGCCCGCGCGGCGCATCGCCGAGCACGCGCTGACCGACGCGGCGCGCGCGCTGCGCGCGCCGTTGCGCTTCGTCGAAACGAACGCGCGCGACGCCGCCGGCGTGCTCGACGCCGCGTTGCCCGCGGCGCTCGCGCCGCGCGTCGACGCCTCGCGCGCCGCGGCGGGCTCGCCGCGAACGACGCCGCCCGAGCCGCGCGACGTCGCGATCGCCGTCGCCCGCGCGCCCGTCGACGCCGATGCGCTCGGCATCGCGCGCGGCCGCCTGACGGTGCTCGGCCTCGGCCCCGGCCGCGCGGACCTGATGACCCCCGCCGCGCGCGCGGCGCTCGCCGACGCGACCGACATCGTCGGCTACGCGACCTACGTGAACATGGCGGGCCCGTTGCGCGCCGATCAGCAACTGCACGTATCCGACAACCGCGAGGAGCTGCAGCGCGCGCGCTACGCGTTCGAGCTCGCCGCGCGGGGCCGGCGCGTCGCGGTCGTGTCCTCGGGCGACCCCGGCGTGTTCGCGATGGCGGCCGCCGTGCTCGAGGCGCTCGACGGCGCCGACGACGCGCGCTGGGCGGCCGTCGAGCTCGACGTCGTGCCCGGCGTGTCGGCCGCGCTCGCGACGGCGGCCGAAGCCGGCGCGCCGCTCGGCCACGATTTCTGCCTGATCTCGCTGTCGGACAACCTGAAGCCGTGGGCGATCATCGAAAAACGCATCGATCACGCGGCGGCCGCCGATTTCGCGCTCGCGTTCTACAACCCGGTGTCGCGCGCGCGGCCCGTGCAGTTCGATCGCGCGCTCGACATCGTGCGCCGGCATCGCGCGCCGGAGACGGTCGTCGTGCTCGGCCGCGACATCGGCCGCCCCGGCGCGACGCTCGCGACGACGACGCTCGCCGCGCTGTCCGCGCAGCAGGTCGACATGCGCACGATGGTGATCGTCGGCTCGTCGACGACGCGCCGCGTCGCGCGCGACGGCGCGCGCGACTGGGTGTATACGCCGCGCTGGTATCGCTGA
- a CDS encoding precorrin-2 C(20)-methyltransferase translates to MTRKTGRLFGLGVGPGDPELLTLKALRMLQAAPVVAYFVAKGKKGNAFGIVEAHLSDAQAHLPLVYPVTTETLPPPLCYETVIADFYDTAAALVAAHLDAGRDVAVICEGDPFFYGSYMYLHDRLAPRYDAEVVPGVCSMLGGAAVLGVPLVYRNQSLAVLSGVLPEDELRQRLASADAAVVMKLGRNFDKVRRMLDALGLARRALYVERATIAAQRIVPLADVDPMASPYFSLLVVPGEKWQG, encoded by the coding sequence ATGACGCGCAAGACCGGCCGCCTCTTCGGGCTCGGCGTCGGGCCGGGCGACCCCGAACTGCTGACGCTCAAGGCGCTGCGCATGCTGCAGGCCGCGCCCGTGGTGGCGTACTTCGTCGCGAAGGGCAAGAAAGGCAACGCGTTCGGCATTGTCGAGGCGCATCTGTCCGATGCGCAGGCGCACCTGCCGCTCGTCTACCCGGTGACGACCGAGACGCTGCCGCCGCCGCTTTGCTACGAAACCGTGATCGCCGATTTCTACGATACGGCGGCCGCGCTCGTCGCCGCGCATCTCGACGCGGGCCGCGACGTCGCGGTGATCTGCGAAGGCGATCCGTTCTTCTACGGCTCGTACATGTATCTGCATGACCGGCTCGCGCCGCGCTACGACGCCGAAGTCGTGCCGGGCGTGTGCTCGATGCTCGGCGGCGCGGCGGTGCTCGGCGTGCCGCTCGTCTACCGGAACCAGAGCCTCGCCGTGCTCTCCGGCGTGCTGCCCGAGGACGAGCTGCGCCAGCGTCTCGCGAGCGCCGACGCGGCCGTCGTGATGAAGCTCGGCCGCAACTTCGACAAGGTGCGCCGCATGCTCGACGCGCTCGGCCTCGCGCGGCGCGCGCTGTACGTCGAGCGCGCGACGATAGCCGCGCAGCGGATCGTGCCGCTCGCGGACGTCGATCCGATGGCGTCGCCGTATTTTTCGCTGCTCGTCGTGCCGGGGGAAAAATGGCAAGGATGA
- the cobG gene encoding precorrin-3B synthase: MNPSAAVFSSAAARAASACPGLVRIVAARDGGLCRIKLPGGALTAAQARAVAAVARAFGSGVIEATNRANLQVRGVKAGREASASRALIDAGLGPLMDGASAASLEACAAARDDVRNVMLSPTAGRDPDALVDSAALAARLLAMLQTEPRCAALSPKFSVLLDGGERLAALDHPHDIWLSALRDAHGAPADTQFAIGLAGCPPVDGGQAAPGAPCAGALAAVAPEHAVECVRALVTSFVELAPAGATRMRELLATCPPDAFLSHVESKLSESKQPFALRRDAHLAGWRRARVDAALRLGILPERDPARCAVGAQPPLGRLDAAALAALAALADTHGDGTLRITPWQGVMLPAVARAAAPEALARLAALGFVCDAAAPLAHIVACAGSRGCARSPADTKAHALALAARLAASVDVHVTGCARSCALPHAAAHTLVASAASRYDLYRRDGATGFGRAVARQLTIDQAADALARGARPSQDDLDA, from the coding sequence TTGAATCCTTCCGCCGCTGTCTTTTCATCCGCCGCCGCACGTGCCGCGAGCGCATGCCCGGGGCTCGTTCGCATCGTCGCCGCGCGCGACGGCGGCCTGTGCCGAATCAAGCTGCCGGGCGGCGCGCTCACCGCCGCGCAGGCGCGCGCGGTCGCGGCCGTCGCGCGCGCGTTCGGCTCGGGCGTGATCGAGGCGACCAATCGCGCGAACCTGCAAGTGCGCGGCGTGAAGGCCGGCCGCGAGGCGAGCGCGAGCCGCGCGCTGATCGACGCGGGGCTCGGGCCGTTGATGGACGGCGCGAGCGCGGCGTCGCTCGAGGCGTGCGCGGCCGCGCGCGACGACGTGCGCAACGTGATGCTCAGCCCGACGGCCGGGCGCGACCCCGACGCGCTCGTCGACAGCGCGGCGCTCGCCGCGCGCCTCCTCGCGATGCTGCAAACCGAGCCGCGCTGCGCCGCGCTATCGCCGAAATTCTCGGTGCTGCTCGACGGCGGCGAACGGCTCGCCGCGCTCGACCATCCTCACGACATCTGGCTGTCCGCGCTGCGCGACGCGCACGGCGCGCCCGCCGATACGCAGTTCGCGATCGGGCTCGCCGGCTGCCCGCCCGTCGACGGCGGGCAGGCCGCGCCGGGGGCGCCGTGCGCCGGCGCGCTCGCCGCCGTCGCGCCCGAGCATGCGGTCGAGTGCGTGCGCGCGCTCGTGACGAGCTTCGTCGAACTCGCGCCCGCGGGCGCGACGCGCATGCGCGAGCTGCTCGCGACGTGCCCGCCCGACGCGTTCCTTTCACACGTCGAATCGAAGCTATCCGAATCGAAGCAGCCGTTCGCGCTGCGGCGCGACGCGCATCTGGCCGGCTGGCGGCGCGCGCGCGTCGACGCGGCGCTGCGCTTGGGCATCCTGCCCGAGCGGGATCCGGCGCGCTGCGCCGTCGGCGCGCAGCCGCCGCTCGGCCGGCTCGACGCGGCCGCGCTCGCGGCGCTCGCGGCGCTCGCCGACACGCACGGCGACGGCACGCTGCGCATCACGCCGTGGCAAGGCGTGATGCTGCCCGCCGTCGCGCGCGCGGCCGCGCCCGAGGCGCTCGCGCGTCTCGCCGCGCTCGGCTTCGTGTGCGACGCGGCCGCGCCGCTCGCGCACATCGTCGCGTGTGCGGGCTCGCGCGGCTGCGCGCGCTCGCCCGCCGACACGAAAGCGCACGCGCTCGCGCTCGCCGCGCGTCTGGCCGCCTCCGTCGACGTGCACGTGACGGGCTGCGCACGCTCGTGCGCGTTGCCGCACGCGGCCGCGCACACGCTCGTCGCGAGCGCGGCCAGCCGCTACGACCTCTATCGGCGCGACGGCGCGACGGGCTTCGGCCGCGCCGTCGCGCGCCAACTGACGATCGACCAGGCCGCCGACGCGCTCGCGCGCGGCGCGCGGCCCTCTCAGGATGACCTCGATGCTTGA